In a single window of the Leptospira sanjuanensis genome:
- a CDS encoding UbiD family decarboxylase, whose protein sequence is MKLRSTAEFVKELQRQKELLVIEEEVDPNLELAEIQRRVVAKRGPALLFKNVKGSRFSVATNLYGSESRMKIAFGEDPIRFVQKIAHTIQHILPPTPSKVWGLRNVAFQALKVGLKKVGTAPVLENTLDSLHELPTIKSWPKDGGNFVTLPLVYTESPKTGKGNLGMYRIQIHGPMETGMHIQIHRGGGNHYYEAEKQGRALPVHIYAGGPPGLTIAAVAPLPEEISELILASLLLGEKLKVKRDSNVSSLPIVADADFMIQGVIPPKIRKPEGPFGDHYGYYALRHDYPIVQVQKIFHRKDAIWPATVVGRPPQEDHWIAEYLQDLLSPMFPVVMPAVKGVWAYEESGVHSLAAAVVQERYQGEAFTGALRILGEGQLSLTKVLLVTDQNVDLKNFRETFISVLERMNPITDLHIFANISQDTLDYTGPEVNKGSKAILLGSGKKKNDLKTAFRGKFANSSFTDPKVAYPGVLVVSGPKYKFKDGVPAKLLKEKSIRDFLFVFLVDDSEDATKSDHDFIWSIFTRFEPAGDIYADTKLIRNHPALYPPVVVDCRMKTWYPPLTEADPKTIRKVDDRFGRLLESL, encoded by the coding sequence ATGAAACTCAGATCCACTGCGGAATTCGTAAAAGAACTGCAAAGACAAAAGGAACTGCTCGTCATCGAGGAGGAAGTCGATCCGAATCTGGAACTCGCCGAGATTCAAAGAAGGGTCGTCGCCAAACGAGGCCCGGCTCTTCTTTTTAAAAACGTAAAAGGTTCGCGTTTCAGCGTAGCTACCAATCTCTACGGTTCCGAAAGCAGAATGAAGATCGCGTTCGGAGAAGATCCGATCCGCTTCGTACAAAAGATCGCGCATACGATTCAACACATTTTGCCTCCGACCCCTTCCAAGGTTTGGGGACTGAGAAACGTCGCGTTTCAGGCGCTCAAGGTCGGATTAAAAAAAGTAGGCACGGCTCCGGTTCTGGAAAATACATTAGATTCTTTGCATGAACTACCCACGATCAAATCCTGGCCGAAGGACGGTGGGAACTTCGTCACGCTTCCGCTGGTATATACGGAAAGTCCCAAAACCGGAAAGGGAAATCTGGGAATGTATCGGATTCAGATTCACGGTCCGATGGAAACCGGAATGCACATTCAGATTCATCGAGGCGGCGGAAATCATTACTACGAAGCCGAAAAACAGGGACGGGCTCTACCCGTTCATATCTACGCAGGCGGTCCTCCGGGTTTGACGATCGCCGCCGTCGCGCCCTTGCCGGAGGAAATCAGCGAGCTCATTCTCGCATCGCTGTTGTTAGGTGAAAAACTTAAGGTTAAACGCGATTCGAACGTTTCTTCTCTTCCGATCGTGGCGGATGCGGACTTTATGATTCAAGGAGTGATCCCTCCCAAGATCCGAAAACCGGAAGGACCGTTCGGGGATCATTACGGTTATTACGCTTTGAGGCACGATTACCCGATCGTCCAGGTTCAAAAAATCTTTCATCGAAAGGATGCTATCTGGCCCGCGACCGTGGTCGGTCGTCCACCGCAAGAAGATCACTGGATCGCGGAATATCTGCAGGATCTTTTATCTCCCATGTTTCCGGTCGTAATGCCCGCGGTCAAAGGCGTTTGGGCGTACGAAGAATCCGGCGTACATTCTCTTGCCGCTGCGGTCGTTCAGGAACGATACCAAGGAGAAGCGTTTACCGGCGCTCTTAGGATTTTGGGAGAAGGGCAGTTGTCCCTCACGAAGGTATTGCTCGTCACGGATCAGAACGTGGATCTCAAAAACTTTAGAGAAACGTTTATTAGCGTATTAGAAAGAATGAATCCTATTACGGACCTTCATATCTTTGCGAACATTTCCCAAGATACTCTGGATTACACCGGACCGGAAGTGAACAAGGGAAGCAAGGCGATTCTTTTGGGATCGGGCAAAAAGAAGAACGATCTCAAAACGGCTTTCCGAGGCAAGTTTGCGAATTCTTCCTTTACCGATCCGAAAGTCGCCTATCCGGGAGTTTTAGTGGTTTCCGGACCGAAGTATAAGTTTAAGGACGGCGTTCCCGCAAAACTTCTGAAAGAAAAATCCATCCGGGATTTCTTGTTCGTCTTTCTTGTGGACGATTCGGAGGACGCGACTAAAAGCGATCACGACTTTATCTGGTCGATCTTTACGAGATTCGAACCCGCGGGGGATATCTACGCCGATACGAAATTAATCCGAAATCATCCGGCGCTTTATCCTCCTGTCGTCGTCGACTGCAGAATGAAAACCTGGTATCCTCCTTTGACGGAAGCGGACCCGAAAACGATCCGAAAGGTCGACGATAGATTTGGTAGACTGTTAGAATCACTTTAG